The Bactrocera dorsalis isolate Fly_Bdor chromosome 2, ASM2337382v1, whole genome shotgun sequence region ATGTTCTTGCTCGTTAAACGTTTTACCATCGTAATAGATTGTCAGGCGATGATGACAGCAGAGATGTCAAAACCTATGATTCCGAAAGTAGCGCGTTGGCTACTACGATTGTTGGAATACAACTATCACATAATACATCGAGCCGGGTCAACGATGAGTCACGTTAATACTCTAAGTCGTGCAGGAATAAGAGGTGACAAACAGGTAGAAGATGTATCTAGTAAGATTTTGACGCTGACAGTTGACGATTGAGTTTGCACCATGTAGAAGCAAGTTAGCAAGCTGAATGAAATTATACGCGTGATCGTAGGTAAAGACACTGGCAATCAACGCAGTGACATAAGGAAAAGCTCCACCATCATTGCCAACAACGTTTATAATTCTTTCAAATCAATCgtgttttcgtttaatttacATACTTGTCGAACGAAAACGGATGTGAATGTAATTATATTGCAAGCTCCAGTTTTCAAACTTTTGGAATTTGTCGACGTTCCCAAGTTATCGGTAAGTGTACAGACCAAGACTTGTGAGGTTATAAAGAtgatgtgaaatgaaattatttcgaaaattaaattaattttagagaTAATATTTGGAGTACTTGCAGTTATCAATGGCAACTGAAGcaaaaaggaaatgaaaaggCAAGTTTGTTCTTGTTCTTTTTCTTTTGCTCATGGCGGTGGGTGCCCTTTCTAATTTCTTTTCTAAGATCAATAATACTTTGTTTTTCATGCCGTATACGGTATGACATGAAAATGACCTTGGATACTTTTATGGTCACAAAATCATCTCCAACGGCACTTAAAGTCAGAGCTGCAGTAGGAACTCTGGCATTCCACACTGTAAAACACCACTCTAGTTATAATGTAATGGATTGTACTGCACCTCTTCTTCGTACGTTATTCGTAGATTCTGAAATAGCCAAACAATTGTCTTGTGCGAGAACAAAAACTGTGGCTATTTATGGCGTTTTGGCTCCACGTGCGATATACGATGTACAAAAATCTTTAGAAGGAATTCAGTTCATAAGTTTGAGCACAGATGCTTCTAATTATGGTCATCATAAGCTTTTCCCCATTGTTACTGAATACTTTGATTTTGTATTCAAGTGAAATTGCTGGATTTACAAGAAACAAATAACGAGAAGGCTGAAACGattacaaatttgattgaaagcgTTCTCGAGACACAAAATTTGACTGAAAAAATTACAGCTTTTGTAGCAGATAACGCTCCAATCAATTTTGGTGGCTTGAATCGCAAGGGGTCTAACAATGTGTTGGCCCTACtcaaagaaaaagtaaattctcGTGTCATTGGTGTTGGGTGCCCTGTCCATATTCTTCATAAATGCGCCCAGCATGGATTAGATCAATTCGGAAAATATGATATTGATGCCCTCGTTTTTAAACGTTTCAAGCATTTCTCGGTGTACACCGTCAAAACAGCTGAATTTAAAGAATTCTGTGAGTTCGGTGATGTCCAATATCAACCTTTACTTTCACACAGCAAGACTCGATGGCTTAGTTTGTTTCCTGCAGTGCAACGAATTCTCAAACTGTTCCCTCCATTAAAAACTTACTTGTATCAATCGAAAAACCtacaaaatttatggaaaatttcttTCTGATGATTTGGCTGAAAGCTATCTTTTTTTTGTCCACTCATTTATGTTCATTTTTCAATGTAAAATAGCATCAATAGAAACCGATGGCAATCATTGAATCCGTTGCTAATTCCTTGCGCGAAAGAATCAAGCACAAGTTTTTGCCTCTTAATCTACTTTCAAATCTTGACACTTTGAAATCAGAGGAAAAGAAAAGGAATGCCTTGATTTCCATGAAAGAACCGTTAGTGTTTATCAGGAAGCTGTTGAATACTTGTTGAAATGGACTTTATCTTTGTCCGCATTAAAAGTTTTCCAATGGTTGAAATTTGATCGCACATCACAAGAAGTTCTATATGAAGAAGTTGTGCAAACAATACAGTTTCTTGAGTCAAAACATGTTCATATCCATGAAGAGAAGATAACTGATCAATTGgtgaatttgaacaattttatagaaaagaaaaaagagagtGACGAGggttctataaaatttttttcacaaacttcAAATGCCCAgatttgtacattttttaaagcGAATTCAAACATTGATTccttttctgaaattttgaaaattgcgcagtacattttttctattccCGGACATAATGCTAATTGTAAAAGAATTTTCTCTCTCATCAATATCCAATGGAGTGATGAACGCAATCGTCTACTTGTTGAAAATGGTCACAACATGATTGTcactaaatataattataagaaCATGCCATGCAACGATttccataaatatgtatgtatataatgaaaaCTGAAAATGTTGATATGGTAAAAGCAATCAGCAGTGccaaaaaatatgacaaaaaaaatgtaaattgtacGATGCTGGTAGATAATTAAATTCTACCTATTTGAGACGCTGGAATTTGTGATCTATCTGTACCCTGCtccttttctttttactttttttttttgcttttttgatggAGATGTACTGATTTTTCGCTGGACCGATCTGGTAACCCTAAGTAATTTGTTAATTGTTCCAAAAGGCATGCAATGGCGGATACTTAAACTCTTCCATGACGATGTGGGTCATCCCGGTGTCGACGGTACTTTAAAAAGGATCATGCTACATTTTTGGTTTCCGCGCATGAAGAACTTTACAAAGGGCTTTATCAAGTCGTGTATTGAATGCTGTTACAGTCGCGAACCGATTCGCAAGGAATTCAAGCTCTATGGTACGGAGGTTCTAAAATTACCGTTTCACACTTTACACTTGGATCATCTTGGGTCTTTTGTGAAAAGTCGACGTGGTCATGAGTACTGGTCATCGTGGACGCACGCACCAGGTATTCGGTAGTTGTACCTACTAGATCTACGAAAACCAAACCGGTCGTAGATGCATTGAATGATTTGACTCTTTTCTTCGGCTTACAGCAACGAATTGTAACAGATAGAGGTACCGCATTTACGTCCGCAGCATTTGGTAATTATTGCGAGGTAAACAAGATACAACATGTTAAGCTAGCTGTGCGTACACTACGTTCGAATGGTTTGGCAGAACGGTTTAATCAAGCAGTATTGATGTTTTTGAGAGCATCGACCAGTGAGGCGAAAGATTGAGATACACATGTTTGTATGCTGCAATGGTGCTTAAATACTAAGGTGAACGCGACAACGAAGTTTGCGCCGATTGATTTGGTATACGACATTCCCTTATGCGATTTTAGTGGTAACTTGATGCTAGCAGCGATCCAGAACGAAGAGGAACATCTGCAAATAAATGATTGACGAAGTGAAACTATTCGAAACATCAAATTGGCACCAGTCAAGTGGAAGGCCAAATTTGACGCACATCACACCAAAGCAATACGGTACGAAGAGGTAGGCTGGTACTGGTCGAAGCTCTTTTCCAAACACGGACAAGTCGAAGAAGTTGCACCCGAAATCCAAGGGTCCCTACGTAGTTAAGAAACTATTGAGGTTCGATCGTCACGTCGTTGAAGATATTGAAGGCATGCAGCGAAAGCAACGTCACAACAGTCAAATTGCAACATCCGACAAGATGAAACCGTGGTGTGCCTTGTTTCCAGAAATAGACGATGATGGTGATCCTGAAGACGCCAATAATAACGAATAACTCGGGACGAGTGGAGGAGAGCCAAGCTGTCATcaccatatttttaaaaatgtaaaaaattaattttaaaatgtaagcGGCAGTCGAATTTTGAATTCAATAAAGAACGGTCATCTGACTCTGTCTGGAAGGACACAATCTTGTAAATGTTACTAACAAAAGTATTGAATTGGCGTTTCAATTGATACGTTTTCATATTAAATGACTTCTAACCAGTGTAAGTTGTTAttggatttgtttttattttcataatatagTTGTCGTCTTGATACCTTCAACATTATGCAAAATTCTTACCTTTCCCATTCCTATATTAATTATACAACGATCTCTATGTAAACATGGAAGTTATATTTTTGTAACCAAATTAGAATAACTCAGACGTATATCAGCTTTTGgcacatatataaaatacatataatacaataataatcaCATAGCTATACATACGTGCAAGTATATAGAATGTAACAAGAGTTTGTTACTAAAGccttattatatttaatatctaaaaaaaatatatgtacttcaaattttttcagaatattgTGTATGTAGATACCATACCTATAATAGTTAGGCTTAAATGGCCCAGCCTTATTTAGACCTAGGTACTTGGCTTGCTCATCGGTAAGTTCTGTCAAATGAGCATCTAGTATGGGTAAATGTAAACTTGCGACATATTCAtctgaaacaaataaaattccaacataaaacgaatatttaaatactCAATCTCATTCATACCCATTTTTTTAGGCAACAGGTAGACATCAGATTTATAACGACCAACCGGTGCATTGAATAACTCTATTAGAGCCAACGCTTGCGCTGCAGCTGTAACTGATACCACAAATGATGGAACTGTCGAACAAGCCAAATTAACAAGACGTCCTTCTGCTAAAAGGATAATTGTTCGACCATCGGGCCAAATTACGTGGTCTACCTGAGAGCGCACTCTCAGCCACGACAGTTCAGCAGAGTGCAAACTAttctaaagttttttttcgcatttattttgaaagagGAAAAAAAGCGTGGAGACATATTTTCATACGCATACACGATTGGGGAAATATAAATTTCGTTGttatattacattaaaataaattgttatatcgggaaaacatacaaaaacacatACCACATCGATCTCGGAATTAGAATGTCCCATATTACAAACAATGCAACCAGATTTCATACGATCCATGTGCTCTCGGTTAACCACATTCTTGTTGCCTGTAGCCGTAACAACAATGTCCACTTGACGAACAATTTCATTTAAGCGAACTACGCGAAATCCATCCATACTGGAAACatgtacaaatttttcaaattaatatcgtaatttagtgattctgttagtcaggagtctcattttggtattctggcagatacagtaaagtagtatactgtatagtagtatactgtatttgccagaataccaaaatgagactcctgactaacagagtcactaaatgaagattgtgacaattagagacatgagacaatcgtctctagcagaataccgatataaatgCTATCCTTATAGTATTTAAGCACTTACCTTGCTTGCAACGCACATATTGGATCAATTTCGGTTACATATACTATGCAGCCTTGTCCTCGAAGACTTTGTGCACAACCTTTTCCAACATCTCCATAGCCGCAAACAACTACTTGTTTGCCAGCAAACATAATATCTGTTGATCGTTTCAGACTAGAAGTGAGATGTTTATTCCTTTTTTACTTTCGATGAAGTTACGAAATTGACATACCTGTCCAAAATTGAATCTTTTGAGTTATAGAAGTTGTCGAACCTTGCTTTTGTTACGGAATCGTTAACATTTATTGCAGGCACGGTTAGTTTTCCTGTCTTTACCAATTGATACAATCTATGAACACCAGTCACACTCTCTTCGACAATGCCCTTAATCGCCTTGAAAATAATTGGATATTTCTTCCACATTAAATgagtggcatcaccaccatcATCCAATATCATATTTGGATGCCAATTTTCAGAGTTGACACATTTGTCAAGGCACCACCAGAAATCTTCTTCAGTCTCACCACGCCATGCAAATATAGGAATACCAACCTCAGCAAGAGCTGCAGCTACCGCATTCtattatgtataatattatgGGAATAAATAGATATGCGAACATGTCCATATGAAGGTAAAGAGTGATTTAATGAATAGGAAAGATATGGAAAAAagatgtacatactatatacatatacatagtaatATGAggatatattgtattaattctTATTTGCTCGAATATGTAAGAGTTTAACAAATGACAACAaagtatgtattttgtttttggaaagtCTGCGATATTATAAACTGATTTCGGCCACTTACTATGAGTTGCTATTTGTCTTGTATTAGTAATTTCTTAAATTCGTTCAAAGGATTTGTTATTTGATAATTCACTACTTAGACGTAGGTTTCCTATTATATTTCGGCAATCGagagcaataaattttaaacatcgAAAATtcgctttattgttcttcaaaATACTATCCATTAAGATCTACAACATAAACTTTCGCACGCGTTTGAATCAATTGTCGAACTACATTTGGTCTTTGATTCTCCAAAACATGCCTCTTgaagtcattcggtgccaaCTCAGGGCTATATAGAGAATAACAAATCAAACCTATGTTGAGAGTGCTCTAAAATGCAGTGGTCACAGTCGATGTGTGATAGCTAACATGGTCGTGGTAaacagtgaacatgtcccgttTTTCCAACAAACAGGCAACTATTTGGAAGTGCTTCGtgcgcgaacaacttttgttgtatTCAGCTCATTTTGAAATACCCTACATTCCACTGCTGTTTATTTTACGGCTCATATGAGTAAATCCACGATTCATCACCTTTCCTAATGTCATAGACGTGTTTCAAAGCACCTTTGTTTGAGCGATTGATAAATTGTGTAGGATCGAgcgagaaaattttttttacagtctAATATTCAAAGCTGTAATATGTAATAAGTTCAGTTTTTACTGCAGACCATGATTTTTGCTGAAAACTGCCTGGAAAGTTTGATATGGAGTCTTCTGTTACTTTgatccatatatgtatttacaacatTTTCTATCAAAAGTGCGAAAGACTAAAAGTCGCATATATGTTTTAACTATAGTAAACTTGTTGGTTTTTACtgtgataaacaataaatatctaATTCagcataatatataaaattacctGTGTAGAGTATATATTACACGCTGCCCAGCGAACGGAAGCTCCCAACTCTACTAATGTTTCAATAAGCACAGCTGTTTGGGCATTTATATGTGTGCAACCTACAATCTGTGCATTTTTGAGGGGCTTATCCTCTGAGGCGCGCTTTCGCAATGCCAATATCCCCGGCATTTCTTTTTCTGCTATTTCGATTTCTCTTCTTCCGAAAGCTTGTtgtgcatttatattttttacacaaaaatctGAGCTACCTGTGCTGTTCCGCTGCCTGTTTTCGCGAGGGGACACATTATCTTCATCTGAGCTACCAGTATAGCATGCtaagtatttataaaaactttcattactttaagtaaattttaaatagagcAAATTAACCTGAGCTATATGAACATGTAGATGCTGCTGAGGAACGTCTTCTGGTCATACTGGCCATTTTCAAAGCACTCGGTTGCTTAGCTTCTTGCTATAAAAcaaatcatataaatattaaccAATGTTTAGAGAGGGGTGAGATAATAACTCTTAGTTTCTAATTAACAGTTAGGAACATAGCACACGATAAAATAAGCTGTTATAAAAATGTTCCTTTGAATTTGAAATCCATCcagtgaattttaaataaatcaatacTGTTCCGGATTAAAGCACGGATTAAtgcagaattaaattaaacttgaaaatgtttataattcaaaacaataaatattattgttaacAATTAGGAAACAACCAAACATTGTATACCCTCGCAAGTGCTCGCAAATTTCGatattaaggggtcagtagggtaatctggcctgttttttgacatttttttttatagaaatttttattctacaatagaacttttttcacatatcatgaggtatatcgtggagtgtataacaaattttttcggattTTTCGATGACATCTGcgggagaaatggctgggtgaatgagttgcgttttttcactggtgaacacgatttctcatgtttggatcatctgaaacacaaaaacccaatttattcttaaaacgtacgtgaatggttatcgtccctactagagtcataaaaaaatgttgataaatataaaaaaataaaatgaaaaattgacaTTCccctaattattatttttgggcctttttcgaaaactTCCAACGGCGAGGCGAAGAGTTGTATATTCACAATCTcataatctgaataacaattgaaaatattaatttttactcgaatactcttcagtctttgaatttgtcttatatcttttggcttatatctttcttaaaaatagtgatagaacTTAAATGTGCACTTTTCTAGCTTTGATCGCAACAGTATCTTTATTGTTACTTTGTCGTCGCGACATGTTACTCCTACAGTTACCCTATGCTTTGattgtaacaaatacttttatttctccaaaatttcaaaaatagtatttaaaatcttcaattcgggcaaaaatttttccaaattgtgtcaaaagtgtacaagatataggaaAAATTGggtttttttctatggcttttaataagatgtcttgtaaatttactatcaatttcctcaaaaaacaTATTGTGAGAATTatggaacttcagaatttgcgtggcttctagattctaaattttatatacttaatatcgaagatattttgtaaatattcacTTTTGTTTGAACCACCTCaagaaacttgtaggtaggtagataaagggggcggcagaacatccttggccccgggcgcccaaAAGTTGTAGCTACACCACTGATTATAGGTCATAGATACATTTACAATCATTACTAccctgccaaccacggctacccgcttgagacaaatattccaatacaaCTTACCCTTTTTTCTCCatacactaacaccaacgcacattttcgggttattttttgtttaccaaaatgcgatgaaaaaaagtttctttcatttcttgatttatttgaatgagtgcgaaggagaaaacataattgtcaatagtgacaatagaaaatcccaaaaagggtaataaaaaaaaaacgattgaaagacgCATGTCGTTCGTGATCGTACCATGGTGAAGGAGACTCGTACAACAAGAAGGTAAGTAaatgaattttatgtgattttttaacaatattttgaaaataattacttcatttatttttatagcattggaaatcagaactgaattggaagtagcagcagcagctatGTATATCATCAGAAGCggcaaatatcaattgttaagtaagtatgtgaaaaaagtgtgtgtactttcaaattggactgcgcagtccaaggtaatacgcaaaaataaatacatacatatgtatgtacatatgtattttatgcgtttaaggcggcctgcgcaatccaatataatatgtgaaaactaatgtttgttttatattttaaatgatcaaacaatatttatcttttctttcagatgttattattatttttatttaattattctttcttttcagattttatcactatttttatttaattaatctttgcttGCAGAGaaaattctatttgtatttaatatattttatttttcagataatattaatcttttctttcagatattattaccattttatacaattaatctttctttttcttttagatattacaaattcaatgtaattattatttattttcaggttttattacttttactttattttcaagtatttgtcttttatattttttcactattttattttcagctattaataatcctttctttaattaatttttttttagatcaaattattattgttaat contains the following coding sequences:
- the LOC105225417 gene encoding adenosylhomocysteinase-like 1 isoform X1, which produces MNISKMALETPKSDLDFSDKQEAKQPSALKMASMTRRRSSAASTCSYSSACYTGSSDEDNVSPRENRQRNSTGSSDFCVKNINAQQAFGRREIEIAEKEMPGILALRKRASEDKPLKNAQIVGCTHINAQTAVLIETLVELGASVRWAACNIYSTQNAVAAALAEVGIPIFAWRGETEEDFWWCLDKCVNSENWHPNMILDDGGDATHLMWKKYPIIFKAIKGIVEESVTGVHRLYQLVKTGKLTVPAINVNDSVTKARFDNFYNSKDSILDSLKRSTDIMFAGKQVVVCGYGDVGKGCAQSLRGQGCIVYVTEIDPICALQASMDGFRVVRLNEIVRQVDIVVTATGNKNVVNREHMDRMKSGCIVCNMGHSNSEIDVNSLHSAELSWLRVRSQVDHVIWPDGRTIILLAEGRLVNLACSTVPSFVVSVTAAAQALALIELFNAPVGRYKSDVYLLPKKMDEYVASLHLPILDAHLTELTDEQAKYLGLNKAGPFKPNYYRY
- the LOC105225417 gene encoding adenosylhomocysteinase-like 1 isoform X2; this translates as MKTTPATHITQEAKQPSALKMASMTRRRSSAASTCSYSSACYTGSSDEDNVSPRENRQRNSTGSSDFCVKNINAQQAFGRREIEIAEKEMPGILALRKRASEDKPLKNAQIVGCTHINAQTAVLIETLVELGASVRWAACNIYSTQNAVAAALAEVGIPIFAWRGETEEDFWWCLDKCVNSENWHPNMILDDGGDATHLMWKKYPIIFKAIKGIVEESVTGVHRLYQLVKTGKLTVPAINVNDSVTKARFDNFYNSKDSILDSLKRSTDIMFAGKQVVVCGYGDVGKGCAQSLRGQGCIVYVTEIDPICALQASMDGFRVVRLNEIVRQVDIVVTATGNKNVVNREHMDRMKSGCIVCNMGHSNSEIDVNSLHSAELSWLRVRSQVDHVIWPDGRTIILLAEGRLVNLACSTVPSFVVSVTAAAQALALIELFNAPVGRYKSDVYLLPKKMDEYVASLHLPILDAHLTELTDEQAKYLGLNKAGPFKPNYYRY
- the LOC105225417 gene encoding adenosylhomocysteinase-like 1 isoform X3 — encoded protein: MASMTRRRSSAASTCSYSSACYTGSSDEDNVSPRENRQRNSTGSSDFCVKNINAQQAFGRREIEIAEKEMPGILALRKRASEDKPLKNAQIVGCTHINAQTAVLIETLVELGASVRWAACNIYSTQNAVAAALAEVGIPIFAWRGETEEDFWWCLDKCVNSENWHPNMILDDGGDATHLMWKKYPIIFKAIKGIVEESVTGVHRLYQLVKTGKLTVPAINVNDSVTKARFDNFYNSKDSILDSLKRSTDIMFAGKQVVVCGYGDVGKGCAQSLRGQGCIVYVTEIDPICALQASMDGFRVVRLNEIVRQVDIVVTATGNKNVVNREHMDRMKSGCIVCNMGHSNSEIDVNSLHSAELSWLRVRSQVDHVIWPDGRTIILLAEGRLVNLACSTVPSFVVSVTAAAQALALIELFNAPVGRYKSDVYLLPKKMDEYVASLHLPILDAHLTELTDEQAKYLGLNKAGPFKPNYYRY